From Halobacteriovorax sp. GB3, a single genomic window includes:
- the pyrE gene encoding orotate phosphoribosyltransferase: MSDSSNLVAKTLLELKCVQFSPNEPFTYASGLKGPMYCDNRLLLSHPKERSLVIDLFIKVIEENNLSYDQLAGLATAGIPHAAFIADRLKKPMLYIRSKAKGHGKGNQIEGRYKEGERLLLVEDLVNQGSSLEKAVLAAKESALELSGCLSIVDYQMEQAHARLKKFDLTLFSLTDFTSLADTALEMKLIDRTGREILEKWHAAPADWQAPL; the protein is encoded by the coding sequence ATGTCTGATTCTTCAAATCTTGTTGCTAAAACTCTTCTTGAACTTAAGTGTGTCCAATTTTCTCCCAATGAACCTTTTACCTATGCTTCTGGTTTAAAAGGTCCCATGTATTGTGACAATCGATTATTACTCTCACATCCAAAAGAGCGCTCACTAGTGATTGATCTCTTTATCAAAGTGATTGAAGAAAATAATCTTTCTTATGATCAACTTGCAGGTCTTGCAACAGCGGGAATCCCACATGCTGCCTTTATTGCTGATCGCTTAAAAAAGCCCATGCTCTACATTAGAAGTAAGGCCAAGGGACATGGAAAGGGCAACCAGATTGAGGGAAGATATAAAGAAGGGGAGAGATTGCTTCTAGTCGAAGACTTGGTTAATCAGGGCTCAAGTCTTGAGAAGGCGGTTTTGGCCGCCAAGGAAAGTGCTCTGGAATTGAGCGGGTGTCTCTCTATTGTCGACTATCAAATGGAGCAGGCCCATGCTCGTCTTAAGAAGTTCGATCTTACTCTCTTTTCGCTAACAGATTTCACCTCACTTGCCGATACGGCACTAGAAATGAAGCTCATTGATAGGACGGGACGTGAAATTTTAGAAAAGTGGCATGCTGCGCCGGCAGACTGGCAAGCTCCTCTATAA
- a CDS encoding citrate synthase: MSNVKLELDGKTIELPVIEGSEGEKAIDITKLRAETGYVTIDSGYGNTGSCTSEITFLDGEKGILRYRGYPIEQLADKSNFVEVAYLLVFGKLPSASELAEFNKLIADNSELPEGVKKIIDSFPSDAHPMGVLSSVTAGLSAFYPELLGAELSASEQTKAIAQLMGQTKTAMGYFFNKTQGKTPKSTDANLDYSTDFLSMMFNKDGEVDADVAKALDVLLILHADHEQNCSTSTVRNVGSSHANVFATISAGIDALWGPLHGGANQAVLEMLEEIQNDGGDYKKFIGKAKDKNDSFRLMGFGHRVYKNFDPRAKIIKKACDVVLEKLDVKDPLLNIAKGLEEEALKDPYFVERKLYPNVDFYSGIIYKALGIPTNMFTGMFVLGRLPGWLAQWKELRESGARIARPRQIYTGATERNYVDQNER, encoded by the coding sequence ATGTCCAATGTAAAATTAGAACTCGATGGTAAAACGATTGAACTTCCTGTGATCGAAGGATCGGAAGGGGAGAAGGCCATCGATATCACGAAGCTTCGTGCTGAAACTGGTTATGTCACTATTGATAGTGGTTATGGAAATACTGGATCTTGTACTTCGGAAATTACTTTCCTAGACGGTGAGAAGGGAATTCTTCGCTACCGTGGATACCCTATTGAACAACTTGCAGATAAGTCGAACTTTGTTGAAGTTGCTTACCTTTTAGTTTTTGGAAAACTTCCATCTGCTAGTGAACTTGCTGAGTTTAACAAGCTTATCGCTGATAACTCTGAACTACCGGAAGGTGTTAAGAAGATTATCGATTCATTCCCATCAGATGCTCACCCAATGGGTGTTCTTTCATCTGTAACTGCTGGTCTTTCAGCTTTCTATCCTGAGCTTCTTGGTGCAGAACTGAGCGCTTCAGAGCAAACGAAGGCCATTGCTCAACTTATGGGGCAAACGAAAACAGCGATGGGTTACTTCTTTAATAAGACTCAAGGAAAAACTCCAAAGTCGACAGATGCTAACCTTGATTACTCAACAGATTTCCTAAGCATGATGTTTAATAAAGACGGTGAAGTGGATGCAGACGTTGCAAAAGCTCTAGACGTTCTTCTTATTCTTCACGCTGATCACGAGCAAAACTGTTCAACTTCAACAGTTAGAAATGTTGGTTCATCACACGCTAACGTTTTTGCAACAATCTCTGCTGGGATTGATGCTCTTTGGGGACCACTACACGGTGGAGCAAACCAAGCTGTTCTTGAAATGCTTGAAGAAATTCAAAATGACGGTGGAGATTACAAGAAATTTATCGGTAAAGCGAAAGACAAAAATGATTCATTCCGTCTTATGGGATTTGGTCACAGAGTTTATAAGAACTTTGATCCAAGAGCTAAGATCATCAAGAAAGCATGTGATGTTGTTCTTGAGAAGCTTGATGTTAAAGACCCACTTCTTAACATCGCTAAAGGTCTAGAAGAGGAAGCTCTTAAAGATCCATACTTTGTTGAAAGAAAGCTTTATCCTAACGTTGATTTCTATTCTGGGATCATCTATAAGGCCTTAGGAATTCCAACAAACATGTTTACAGGTATGTTTGTTCTTGGTCGTCTTCCTGGTTGGCTAGCTCAGTGGAAAGAACTTCGTGAGTCGGGAGCTAGAATTGCTCGCCCACGTCAGATCTACACTGGGGCGACAGAGAGAAACTACGTTGATCAAAACGAAAGATAA
- a CDS encoding small ribosomal subunit Rsm22 family protein has protein sequence MNGNTLRPLLLNPNLPETKLVDKLKEVSANFTSSRDQIGKYVLDEDMVSAYAAFFLPTNIPKFHFLMNQLSEEVKSYLKDATFIDIGCGPGTYSVAFLEALNAKGRVHLVDSSPLMLKQAQKIISALYPEANATYSSEVQVEDSKRVLFWGNSLNEMGVKAAKKILEKVQADMILFIEPGTKEVFDQVHLLRESLIEKEFDILYPCQDSKKCPAAKNDKEWCHQVLRMTHELSIERLGQMAKIDRKIMPFIGHVYSKKTLFEHGNTSALLFRFLQETKFSFNWQLCANVEGELKLIHVEVMKKDLGKKVAKEFKKLSVGCRVEYEVLKVLKDNHLRIRVQNLDDLLSFSLNT, from the coding sequence ATGAACGGAAACACTTTAAGGCCTTTGCTATTAAATCCCAATCTTCCAGAGACTAAACTCGTCGATAAACTCAAAGAGGTGAGTGCTAATTTTACTTCTTCGCGTGATCAGATTGGAAAGTACGTTTTAGATGAGGACATGGTTAGTGCCTATGCCGCATTTTTTCTTCCTACAAATATTCCGAAATTTCACTTCTTAATGAATCAATTGAGTGAAGAGGTTAAGAGTTACCTAAAAGATGCAACCTTCATTGATATTGGTTGTGGCCCTGGAACTTATTCTGTGGCCTTTTTAGAGGCCTTAAATGCCAAGGGACGAGTTCACCTTGTCGACTCTAGCCCTTTAATGCTTAAACAAGCTCAAAAGATCATTAGTGCTCTCTATCCAGAGGCTAATGCCACGTACAGCTCAGAAGTTCAAGTGGAAGATTCTAAGCGCGTTCTTTTTTGGGGTAATAGTCTCAATGAGATGGGGGTTAAGGCCGCTAAAAAGATCTTAGAAAAAGTTCAAGCAGATATGATTCTCTTTATTGAGCCTGGAACAAAAGAAGTCTTTGATCAGGTACATCTTTTAAGAGAGAGTTTAATTGAAAAGGAATTTGATATTCTCTATCCTTGCCAAGATTCTAAAAAATGCCCTGCTGCTAAAAATGATAAGGAGTGGTGTCACCAAGTTCTTCGCATGACCCATGAATTATCTATTGAGCGATTGGGACAAATGGCAAAAATTGATCGAAAGATCATGCCTTTTATTGGCCACGTCTACTCCAAAAAAACACTCTTTGAACATGGAAATACATCGGCCCTCCTTTTTCGCTTTCTACAGGAGACTAAATTTTCTTTCAATTGGCAATTGTGTGCAAATGTTGAAGGAGAGTTAAAGCTTATTCATGTTGAAGTTATGAAGAAGGATCTCGGCAAAAAAGTAGCAAAAGAATTCAAGAAATTAAGTGTCGGGTGTCGAGTTGAATATGAGGTTTTGAAGGTATTAAAGGACAATCATTTAAGAATTCGTGTGCAAAATTTAGACGATCTCTTGAGTTTTTCTTTGAATACTTAG
- a CDS encoding cache domain-containing protein: protein MNQRKSIFTVFKRRLAFVSLACFVVLAFFWMGELYFGYQGHYEEIKNDVYHDKELLIRSQVNNAIQFISNKRQKVEVHLREKLEDKVSSVAKSIEGHDKAFRSKDSLEDFIIKSLRGLEYKNNRDYFFAFSRNGKMIFHGNNKKLQGKHVPFLKDEKGNLIMEEFIKTGMGGGGFYDYWWKHPQTHLVDRKFSYVRRIGLSDYFIAAGEYYSDVEKRVKDDVIEWFRSIRFENGEGYLFVFTEDGHQLLNPGSPEIEGTSVVKLKDARGREFVSDIMNAAKSSGGGVTKYFWKKPTNGIVSEKLTFVRFDPMWKWVIGTGIYLDSVEKILAVKRSHQKKEIFLKIILIVVIAGLLFFLFQYNNHKFFKKINSETSNIIQYFSKSHELEEKLDIENIYYEEFYHIVEAYNQMIEKHVKVEQEKESLQVQVLESMEESVRIKNDFLGTVSHELRTPLNGIKGMCELLEGTELSDEQKEYLGTLDGCSERLNILIHDLLDYSRLETGKFKLFKKSFSLNEIISTLENIYNFRAKEKSIEFSITTNAKKDVNIIGDDMRILQIVMNLLDNAFKFTNTGKVELVINASSIKDSIKLDFQIQDTGIGISDKKKATILESFSQEESTNSRRYDGLGLGLSISKKLIEMMGGTIGFESEEGTGSVFYFFVVAKLDHTVTSVNEQWEDQIKGLRILIAEDNPVNLKLIKKLLEKRGLSPDIALNGQEAVDAALLNDYDMILMDIQMPILDGMNASLKIREFVGSTPFIVALTANMEEVTKEECYKSGMNYFVSKPIKKDKLKEIVEVYTKEKGS, encoded by the coding sequence GTGAATCAAAGAAAGTCTATATTTACAGTCTTTAAAAGAAGGTTGGCTTTTGTCAGCTTAGCCTGCTTTGTTGTGCTTGCTTTCTTCTGGATGGGTGAACTTTATTTTGGTTACCAAGGTCACTACGAAGAGATTAAAAATGATGTTTATCATGACAAAGAACTTTTGATTCGATCTCAAGTAAATAATGCCATTCAATTTATTTCCAATAAAAGACAGAAAGTAGAAGTCCATCTAAGGGAGAAGTTAGAAGATAAAGTTTCAAGTGTTGCTAAGTCGATTGAAGGACACGACAAGGCCTTTAGATCAAAGGACTCACTCGAAGATTTTATTATTAAATCTCTTCGTGGTCTCGAGTATAAAAATAATCGTGACTACTTCTTTGCCTTTTCTAGAAATGGGAAAATGATTTTTCATGGAAATAATAAAAAGCTTCAAGGTAAGCATGTTCCTTTTCTAAAAGATGAAAAGGGCAATCTTATTATGGAAGAGTTTATAAAAACGGGAATGGGTGGTGGAGGATTCTACGACTACTGGTGGAAGCATCCTCAGACTCATCTGGTCGATCGAAAATTTTCTTATGTTAGAAGAATTGGGCTCTCCGATTATTTTATCGCAGCTGGTGAGTATTACTCAGATGTCGAAAAAAGAGTAAAAGACGATGTTATTGAGTGGTTTCGATCAATTCGTTTTGAAAATGGTGAAGGCTACCTTTTTGTATTTACTGAAGATGGACATCAATTATTAAATCCTGGAAGTCCTGAAATTGAAGGAACTTCTGTTGTAAAACTCAAAGATGCGAGGGGCCGAGAATTCGTCTCAGATATAATGAATGCGGCTAAGTCCTCTGGGGGTGGAGTCACTAAGTATTTTTGGAAGAAACCTACAAATGGTATTGTCAGTGAAAAATTGACCTTTGTACGTTTTGATCCTATGTGGAAATGGGTTATTGGAACGGGGATCTATCTTGATTCAGTTGAGAAAATTCTCGCTGTTAAAAGATCACATCAAAAGAAAGAGATCTTTTTAAAAATTATCTTGATTGTAGTTATTGCAGGACTGCTTTTCTTTCTCTTTCAGTATAACAACCATAAATTCTTTAAAAAGATTAATTCTGAAACAAGTAACATCATTCAGTACTTCTCAAAAAGTCATGAACTAGAAGAGAAGTTAGATATTGAAAATATATATTACGAAGAGTTTTATCATATTGTTGAAGCTTACAATCAAATGATTGAAAAACATGTCAAAGTGGAACAAGAAAAAGAGAGTCTCCAAGTTCAGGTTCTCGAATCTATGGAAGAGAGTGTTAGGATTAAAAATGATTTTCTAGGTACTGTCTCCCATGAACTTAGAACTCCATTAAATGGGATTAAGGGGATGTGTGAGCTCTTAGAGGGAACAGAATTAAGTGATGAACAAAAAGAATATCTTGGAACTCTTGATGGTTGTTCTGAACGATTAAACATTCTTATTCACGATCTACTAGACTATTCACGTCTAGAGACGGGAAAATTTAAGCTTTTCAAAAAGAGCTTTTCTTTAAATGAGATCATATCTACTCTTGAAAATATTTATAACTTTCGTGCAAAAGAAAAGAGCATCGAATTCTCTATTACGACAAATGCCAAAAAGGATGTGAATATTATCGGTGATGATATGCGTATTCTTCAAATCGTAATGAATCTTCTCGATAATGCTTTCAAATTCACTAATACTGGAAAAGTAGAGCTTGTGATTAATGCTTCTTCAATAAAAGATTCGATAAAGCTTGATTTTCAAATTCAAGATACAGGAATTGGTATCTCCGATAAGAAAAAGGCAACTATTCTCGAGTCCTTCTCTCAAGAGGAATCCACAAACTCTAGGCGTTATGACGGTTTGGGCCTTGGTCTAAGTATCTCTAAGAAGTTAATTGAGATGATGGGTGGAACGATTGGGTTTGAAAGTGAAGAGGGGACAGGTTCTGTTTTTTACTTCTTTGTCGTTGCAAAGCTCGACCATACTGTGACGAGTGTTAATGAGCAGTGGGAAGATCAAATTAAAGGCCTTCGCATTCTCATTGCTGAAGATAATCCTGTTAATTTGAAATTGATTAAAAAGCTTCTTGAAAAAAGAGGTCTTTCGCCGGATATCGCCTTGAACGGACAAGAGGCCGTGGATGCTGCTCTTTTAAATGATTACGATATGATTCTTATGGACATTCAAATGCCGATTCTTGATGGAATGAATGCTTCTCTTAAGATTAGAGAGTTCGTTGGTAGTACGCCTTTCATTGTTGCCCTAACGGCCAATATGGAAGAGGTTACAAAAGAAGAGTGTTACAAGAGTGGAATGAATTACTTTGTTTCAAAGCCAATTAAGAAAGATAAATTGAAAGAGATTGTTGAAGTTTATACAAAAGAAAAAGGCTCCTGA
- a CDS encoding type B 50S ribosomal protein L31: MKKGIHPEYREVVFHDVSCGEEILTKSTIKTDLTTTFEGKEYPMVKLDISSASHPFYTGKQKVLDTEGRIEKFKKKFGNSYAALKKK; this comes from the coding sequence ATGAAAAAAGGTATTCACCCAGAGTACAGAGAAGTAGTTTTCCACGACGTTTCTTGTGGAGAAGAAATTCTTACAAAATCAACAATCAAGACTGACCTAACGACTACTTTCGAAGGAAAAGAGTATCCAATGGTTAAGCTTGATATTTCTTCAGCTTCACACCCATTCTATACTGGGAAGCAAAAAGTTCTTGATACTGAAGGACGTATTGAGAAGTTCAAGAAGAAATTTGGAAATTCTTACGCTGCTCTTAAAAAGAAATAA
- the rpmG gene encoding 50S ribosomal protein L33 — MAKGPRVVITLECTEARKLGKSPSRYTTTKNKKTNPDRLEIKKYNPFLKRHTVHKEIK; from the coding sequence GTGGCAAAGGGACCTAGAGTAGTTATTACACTTGAGTGTACAGAGGCGAGAAAGTTAGGAAAATCTCCTTCACGTTACACTACAACAAAAAACAAGAAGACGAACCCAGATCGTCTAGAGATTAAGAAATACAATCCATTTCTTAAGAGACACACTGTTCACAAAGAAATTAAATAA
- a CDS encoding HD domain-containing phosphohydrolase, with protein MALNVLLADPDSEWLETVGKFLRDQFYQVKCVTNGKDAQLSLYNDKYFAVIINWDLKNHAGSQVLKFIRTNYPSQKVILVLENDGLYASGQYDEEKLKKLGATEIALKPFEISHLKELLEGHQSLGDLVSSLPKREGLSEEEEVQLQDEEFTSVNINSFYSSKAVLFDIYIRLSSGRYVKILHAGDNFSKERIDKYKNDKGVENLYFHKSDRRKFIQYNNYLTRKVVGNKQLPGSVKIDMMKNVADKFVEEIHTQGVKPQVVDQGKEVCKTLFRLVEKQDDLYKVLKELEQDDPNIFTHSFLVSLYSTAIIKQFEWQSQITIESTALACLLHDIGKTKLPKELISMRPEDMNDEQLEEYQNHPQYGAEIVEQNRMINNSVKQIILQHHECYDGSGFPFGKRGSKILTLANIVKLADDFTHIMLDEKKSPTEALKSILMNQEMVARYNSMIVENFIKVFVDPAKIEREAKVLPSNSRMVNKKAS; from the coding sequence TTGGCCTTAAATGTACTGCTTGCTGATCCTGATTCCGAATGGTTGGAAACAGTCGGTAAGTTTCTTCGAGATCAATTCTATCAAGTAAAATGTGTTACCAATGGTAAGGACGCACAGCTGTCTTTATACAATGATAAATATTTTGCTGTGATTATCAATTGGGACTTGAAAAATCATGCAGGAAGCCAGGTTTTAAAGTTTATTCGCACAAATTATCCCTCTCAAAAAGTCATTCTCGTTCTAGAAAATGATGGGCTCTATGCTTCTGGCCAATATGATGAAGAGAAGTTGAAAAAACTTGGAGCAACAGAAATCGCTCTAAAGCCATTTGAAATCTCACATTTAAAAGAATTATTAGAAGGTCACCAGAGTCTTGGAGATCTCGTTTCTTCTCTGCCAAAGAGGGAAGGTCTCTCTGAAGAGGAAGAAGTTCAGCTTCAAGATGAAGAGTTTACAAGTGTTAACATCAATAGCTTCTATTCTTCAAAAGCAGTTCTCTTTGATATTTATATTCGCCTTTCAAGTGGACGCTATGTAAAGATCTTGCATGCTGGAGATAACTTTTCAAAAGAGCGAATTGATAAATACAAAAATGACAAAGGTGTTGAGAATCTCTACTTTCATAAAAGTGATAGAAGAAAATTCATTCAATATAATAACTACTTAACAAGAAAGGTCGTTGGAAATAAACAACTTCCTGGTTCTGTTAAAATCGATATGATGAAAAATGTGGCCGATAAATTCGTTGAAGAAATTCATACGCAAGGGGTAAAGCCACAAGTTGTTGATCAAGGAAAAGAAGTTTGTAAAACCCTCTTTCGTCTGGTTGAAAAACAAGATGATCTCTACAAAGTTTTAAAAGAGCTTGAGCAGGACGATCCCAATATCTTCACTCATAGCTTCCTTGTTAGTCTCTATTCAACGGCGATTATTAAGCAATTTGAGTGGCAATCTCAAATTACAATCGAATCGACGGCACTTGCTTGCTTACTTCACGATATTGGAAAAACAAAGCTTCCAAAAGAGCTTATTTCCATGCGACCTGAAGATATGAACGATGAGCAGCTTGAAGAGTACCAAAATCACCCACAATACGGTGCTGAGATCGTAGAGCAAAATAGAATGATTAATAACTCTGTTAAGCAGATTATTTTACAACACCATGAGTGTTATGATGGAAGTGGTTTTCCATTTGGAAAGAGGGGATCAAAGATTCTAACGCTTGCTAATATCGTTAAACTTGCCGATGACTTCACCCACATCATGCTCGATGAGAAAAAGAGTCCGACAGAGGCCCTCAAATCAATTCTCATGAACCAAGAGATGGTGGCCCGCTATAACTCAATGATCGTTGAAAATTTCATTAAGGTCTTTGTTGATCCTGCAAAAATTGAAAGGGAAGCAAAAGTTCTCCCTTCAAATAGTCGCATGGTTAATAAAAAAGCTTCTTAA
- a CDS encoding DUF4340 domain-containing protein: MLVNLQINKNTISSWVLALFTFSLIIGGLASEFFQAPVTTTKELEKYRQLLTSEQLDTFSIIQFKNNLGQFNLEKNDHWLLTAPRRIDANIKTIDIIKNAIGSLKIRKIYPKDTINMSNFQLESPSLSLTLQNKTEKKTIHFGLINSIDNSTYLTLEGLDAIYHVDNILPKLERLSLPDFVDSRIFTMNITDIQSFKIFRQNEQSKTRLEILRDEDATWSGPKGKLNSGTVETYLQELLTTKSNYILDSRTQEQQEKIDQYLSKPLYRIVVETKENKSINYDVSYIFTTLPDIKLEKKQNFIIRASNRQHPFIVHKNALELFSKRQRNFPPLTIKKLFY, from the coding sequence ATGCTAGTAAACTTACAAATCAATAAAAATACGATTTCTTCATGGGTACTTGCCCTCTTTACCTTTTCACTCATTATTGGTGGGCTCGCTAGTGAATTTTTCCAAGCTCCTGTGACGACGACAAAGGAACTTGAAAAATACCGTCAACTCCTAACTTCAGAACAACTAGACACTTTTAGTATCATTCAATTTAAAAATAACCTCGGTCAATTTAACTTAGAAAAGAATGACCACTGGCTACTTACAGCTCCAAGAAGAATTGATGCAAACATCAAGACGATCGATATCATTAAAAATGCCATTGGATCTTTAAAGATTAGAAAGATCTATCCAAAAGATACGATCAATATGTCTAACTTCCAATTAGAGAGTCCCTCTCTTTCTTTAACGCTACAAAATAAAACGGAAAAGAAAACCATTCACTTTGGTCTTATTAACTCAATTGATAACTCGACCTACTTAACGCTTGAAGGACTCGATGCAATTTATCACGTAGATAATATTCTTCCAAAGTTAGAAAGACTATCTCTTCCCGACTTTGTTGACTCGAGAATTTTTACAATGAATATTACAGATATTCAGTCTTTCAAGATTTTTCGCCAAAACGAACAAAGTAAAACAAGACTTGAAATTCTTCGCGATGAAGATGCCACTTGGAGTGGCCCTAAGGGAAAGTTAAACTCAGGAACAGTTGAAACTTATCTGCAAGAGCTTCTAACGACAAAGAGTAATTATATCCTAGACTCGAGAACCCAAGAGCAACAAGAAAAGATTGATCAATATCTAAGCAAACCACTTTATCGAATTGTTGTTGAGACAAAAGAAAATAAAAGCATCAATTACGATGTCTCTTATATTTTCACAACTCTCCCTGATATCAAGCTTGAAAAAAAGCAGAACTTCATCATTCGAGCATCTAATAGACAACACCCGTTCATTGTTCATAAGAATGCTCTTGAGCTTTTCTCGAAAAGACAGAGGAACTTCCCTCCACTGACAATTAAGAAGCTTTTTTATTAA